A region of Lycium barbarum isolate Lr01 chromosome 3, ASM1917538v2, whole genome shotgun sequence DNA encodes the following proteins:
- the LOC132631552 gene encoding uncharacterized protein LOC132631552 isoform X1, producing the protein MARVPTQRKQSGEDMQGLLNNLHDWELSFKDKHKNIKSNLREDETGTQGVGKSRIPAAPYINYNPITHHLSEESSIDANSEKELGNELFKQKKFNEAIDCYSRSIALSPTAVAYANRAMAYLKIKRFQEAENDCTEALNLDDRYIKAYSRRSTARKQVGKLKESIEDVEFALRLEPQNQEIKKQHTEVKALYEKEILKRVSGATGVFAQGAQNSGNTIKSGPVIQPVSSSSQKVAEVPRIPTKKTHKTSKQELKESVQDLAARAAALAKAEAAKSIAAPNSAYQFEVSWRGLAGDRTLQTQLLKVTSPATLPRIFKNALSAPMLMDIVRCVATFFIEDMNLAIRYLENLTKVPRFDMIIMCLSSSDKSELFKIWEEVFCKGAAEHTATLGALCFKYGLKQ; encoded by the exons ATGGCGAGGGTTCCAACTCAAAGGAAGCAGTCTGGCGAG GACATGCAGGGGCTCTTGAATAACTTACATGattgggagctatcattcaaggATAAACACAAAAACATTAAATCGAACTTG AGAGAAGACGAGACTGGGACACAAGGAGTCGGCAAATCCCGAATTCCTGCTGCTCCATATATTAATTACAATCCAATTACACATCATCTATCTGAAGAGAGTAGCATTGACGCCAATTCAGAGAAAGAGCTg GGTAATGAGTTGTTTAAGCAGAAAAAGTTCAATGAAGCCATTGATTGCTATTCTAGAAGCATTGCACTTTCACCAACTGCAGTAGCTTATGCCAATAGAGCCATGGCTTATCTTAAGATTAAAAG GTTTCAAGAGGCAGAGAACGACTGCACAGAGGCCTTGAATCTCGATGATCGCTACATTAAAGCTTATTCTCGCCGTTCAACTGCTAGGAAACAAGTTGGGAAATTGAAAGAATCAATTGAAG ATGTTGAGTTTGCCTTGAGGTTGGAACCACAGAACCAAGAGATCAAGAAGCAGCATACAGAAGTTAAGGCTCTATATGAGAAG GAGATTCTTAAAAGAGTATCAGGAGCAACAGGAGTTTTTGCACAAGGGGCTCAAAACTCTGGAAATACAATTAAATCTGGCCCTGTAATCCAACCTGTTTCAAGTAGTTCTCAAAAGGTGGCTGAAGTTCCGAGAATTCCTACCAAG AAAACTCACAAAACTAGCAAGCAAGAACTCAAGGAATCTGTCCAAGATCTTGCTGCTCGAGCAGCTGCTCTTGCCAAGGCTGAAGCTGCAAAAAGTATTGCAGCACCAAATTCAGCCTATCAGTTTGAGGTTTCTTGGCGGGGACTTGCTGGTGATCGTACTCTGCAAACTCAGTTATTGAAG GTCACTTCACCTGCAACGTTACCCCGAATATTTAAAAATGCATTGTCTGCTCCAATGCTCATGGACATTGTAAGATGTGTTGCCACATTTTTCAT TGAAGATATGAATTTAGCAATTAGATACCTGGAAAATCTGACAAAGGTCCCAAGGTTCGACATGATCATCATGTGCCTTTCATCCAGTGATAAATCTG AACTTTTCAAGATATGGGAAGAGGTCTTCTGTAAGGGAGCTGCGGAGCACACTGCTACCCTTGGTGCGCTTTGCTTCAAGTATGGCCTAAAACAATGA
- the LOC132631552 gene encoding uncharacterized protein LOC132631552 isoform X3, giving the protein MARVPTQRKQSGEDMQGLLNNLHDWELSFKDKHKNIKSNLREDETGTQGVGKSRIPAAPYINYNPITHHLSEESSIDANSEKELGNELFKQKKFNEAIDCYSRSIALSPTAVAYANRAMAYLKIKRFQEAENDCTEALNLDDRYIKAYSRRSTARKQVGKLKESIEDVEFALRLEPQNQEIKKQHTEVKALYEKKTHKTSKQELKESVQDLAARAAALAKAEAAKSIAAPNSAYQFEVSWRGLAGDRTLQTQLLKVTSPATLPRIFKNALSAPMLMDIVRCVATFFIEDMNLAIRYLENLTKVPRFDMIIMCLSSSDKSELFKIWEEVFCKGAAEHTATLGALCFKYGLKQ; this is encoded by the exons ATGGCGAGGGTTCCAACTCAAAGGAAGCAGTCTGGCGAG GACATGCAGGGGCTCTTGAATAACTTACATGattgggagctatcattcaaggATAAACACAAAAACATTAAATCGAACTTG AGAGAAGACGAGACTGGGACACAAGGAGTCGGCAAATCCCGAATTCCTGCTGCTCCATATATTAATTACAATCCAATTACACATCATCTATCTGAAGAGAGTAGCATTGACGCCAATTCAGAGAAAGAGCTg GGTAATGAGTTGTTTAAGCAGAAAAAGTTCAATGAAGCCATTGATTGCTATTCTAGAAGCATTGCACTTTCACCAACTGCAGTAGCTTATGCCAATAGAGCCATGGCTTATCTTAAGATTAAAAG GTTTCAAGAGGCAGAGAACGACTGCACAGAGGCCTTGAATCTCGATGATCGCTACATTAAAGCTTATTCTCGCCGTTCAACTGCTAGGAAACAAGTTGGGAAATTGAAAGAATCAATTGAAG ATGTTGAGTTTGCCTTGAGGTTGGAACCACAGAACCAAGAGATCAAGAAGCAGCATACAGAAGTTAAGGCTCTATATGAGAAG AAAACTCACAAAACTAGCAAGCAAGAACTCAAGGAATCTGTCCAAGATCTTGCTGCTCGAGCAGCTGCTCTTGCCAAGGCTGAAGCTGCAAAAAGTATTGCAGCACCAAATTCAGCCTATCAGTTTGAGGTTTCTTGGCGGGGACTTGCTGGTGATCGTACTCTGCAAACTCAGTTATTGAAG GTCACTTCACCTGCAACGTTACCCCGAATATTTAAAAATGCATTGTCTGCTCCAATGCTCATGGACATTGTAAGATGTGTTGCCACATTTTTCAT TGAAGATATGAATTTAGCAATTAGATACCTGGAAAATCTGACAAAGGTCCCAAGGTTCGACATGATCATCATGTGCCTTTCATCCAGTGATAAATCTG AACTTTTCAAGATATGGGAAGAGGTCTTCTGTAAGGGAGCTGCGGAGCACACTGCTACCCTTGGTGCGCTTTGCTTCAAGTATGGCCTAAAACAATGA
- the LOC132631552 gene encoding uncharacterized protein LOC132631552 isoform X2, with product MARVPTQRKQSGEGLLNNLHDWELSFKDKHKNIKSNLREDETGTQGVGKSRIPAAPYINYNPITHHLSEESSIDANSEKELGNELFKQKKFNEAIDCYSRSIALSPTAVAYANRAMAYLKIKRFQEAENDCTEALNLDDRYIKAYSRRSTARKQVGKLKESIEDVEFALRLEPQNQEIKKQHTEVKALYEKEILKRVSGATGVFAQGAQNSGNTIKSGPVIQPVSSSSQKVAEVPRIPTKKTHKTSKQELKESVQDLAARAAALAKAEAAKSIAAPNSAYQFEVSWRGLAGDRTLQTQLLKVTSPATLPRIFKNALSAPMLMDIVRCVATFFIEDMNLAIRYLENLTKVPRFDMIIMCLSSSDKSELFKIWEEVFCKGAAEHTATLGALCFKYGLKQ from the exons ATGGCGAGGGTTCCAACTCAAAGGAAGCAGTCTGGCGAG GGGCTCTTGAATAACTTACATGattgggagctatcattcaaggATAAACACAAAAACATTAAATCGAACTTG AGAGAAGACGAGACTGGGACACAAGGAGTCGGCAAATCCCGAATTCCTGCTGCTCCATATATTAATTACAATCCAATTACACATCATCTATCTGAAGAGAGTAGCATTGACGCCAATTCAGAGAAAGAGCTg GGTAATGAGTTGTTTAAGCAGAAAAAGTTCAATGAAGCCATTGATTGCTATTCTAGAAGCATTGCACTTTCACCAACTGCAGTAGCTTATGCCAATAGAGCCATGGCTTATCTTAAGATTAAAAG GTTTCAAGAGGCAGAGAACGACTGCACAGAGGCCTTGAATCTCGATGATCGCTACATTAAAGCTTATTCTCGCCGTTCAACTGCTAGGAAACAAGTTGGGAAATTGAAAGAATCAATTGAAG ATGTTGAGTTTGCCTTGAGGTTGGAACCACAGAACCAAGAGATCAAGAAGCAGCATACAGAAGTTAAGGCTCTATATGAGAAG GAGATTCTTAAAAGAGTATCAGGAGCAACAGGAGTTTTTGCACAAGGGGCTCAAAACTCTGGAAATACAATTAAATCTGGCCCTGTAATCCAACCTGTTTCAAGTAGTTCTCAAAAGGTGGCTGAAGTTCCGAGAATTCCTACCAAG AAAACTCACAAAACTAGCAAGCAAGAACTCAAGGAATCTGTCCAAGATCTTGCTGCTCGAGCAGCTGCTCTTGCCAAGGCTGAAGCTGCAAAAAGTATTGCAGCACCAAATTCAGCCTATCAGTTTGAGGTTTCTTGGCGGGGACTTGCTGGTGATCGTACTCTGCAAACTCAGTTATTGAAG GTCACTTCACCTGCAACGTTACCCCGAATATTTAAAAATGCATTGTCTGCTCCAATGCTCATGGACATTGTAAGATGTGTTGCCACATTTTTCAT TGAAGATATGAATTTAGCAATTAGATACCTGGAAAATCTGACAAAGGTCCCAAGGTTCGACATGATCATCATGTGCCTTTCATCCAGTGATAAATCTG AACTTTTCAAGATATGGGAAGAGGTCTTCTGTAAGGGAGCTGCGGAGCACACTGCTACCCTTGGTGCGCTTTGCTTCAAGTATGGCCTAAAACAATGA